A single region of the Neotabrizicola shimadae genome encodes:
- a CDS encoding Wzz/FepE/Etk N-terminal domain-containing protein, with product MGQIQSLGELFSLIRRHILLILAVFVLGTALAAVYAKSRPDVYESTAVIQVEASEIVRPGANGGTARPGEDVGVLLDAIERRLTTRDALLDLARRQGILVDVPLSDDQKVALLRQSIRFQPIFGLGSAAGQSAGLSALAITTGLSDPEQAARVSNDLAQTILDAWSEGQLSRTRTALDFYRAEEARLWSEITRLDDEVAAFKNLNPGSLPTQASALNQELLRLDDQTRALDQRRLVAQASLDKLTQAGATRTTEQRQREELETELRQVGQQQAALSARVAQIQSDLARMPEVEKALDAYDRRRLQLEGQHTAVTARLAEAETAVRLADSQQSDRVAMLERALTPPYPVGSGGKKMVVAGAMASLLLGLGLAFMRDLMRPVVRTAAQMERQTGLRPAMVLPVVPTGRSASRKARRAEALREKLAETIAETPRATLALGAGALLLFLVSAFLV from the coding sequence ATGGGCCAGATCCAAAGCCTTGGCGAGTTGTTCAGCCTGATCCGGCGCCACATCCTGCTGATCCTGGCGGTGTTCGTCCTCGGCACGGCGCTCGCCGCCGTCTATGCCAAATCCCGTCCGGACGTCTATGAATCCACCGCCGTCATCCAGGTCGAAGCCAGCGAGATCGTGCGCCCCGGCGCAAACGGCGGCACCGCGCGGCCCGGCGAGGATGTAGGCGTCCTGCTGGACGCGATCGAACGGCGCCTGACCACGCGCGACGCGCTTCTGGACCTTGCCCGAAGGCAGGGCATCCTGGTCGATGTTCCGCTGTCCGATGACCAGAAGGTCGCGCTTCTGCGCCAGTCCATCAGGTTCCAGCCGATCTTTGGCCTTGGCTCTGCCGCCGGCCAGTCCGCCGGGCTTTCGGCGCTTGCCATCACCACCGGCCTGTCAGACCCGGAACAGGCGGCGCGCGTGTCCAACGACCTGGCCCAGACCATCCTTGATGCCTGGTCCGAAGGCCAGTTGTCCCGCACGCGCACGGCGCTGGATTTCTACCGCGCCGAAGAGGCCCGCCTGTGGAGCGAGATCACAAGGCTCGATGACGAGGTCGCAGCGTTCAAGAACCTCAACCCCGGCAGCCTGCCCACCCAGGCCAGCGCGCTGAACCAGGAACTGCTGCGCCTGGACGATCAGACCCGCGCGCTGGACCAGCGCCGTCTGGTGGCCCAGGCCAGCCTTGACAAGCTGACGCAGGCCGGCGCGACCCGCACCACGGAACAGCGCCAGCGCGAAGAGCTTGAAACAGAGCTTCGTCAGGTCGGTCAGCAACAGGCGGCGCTTTCGGCCCGCGTGGCGCAGATCCAGTCCGACCTTGCCCGTATGCCCGAGGTGGAAAAGGCGCTCGACGCCTACGACCGCCGCCGCCTGCAGCTTGAAGGCCAGCACACCGCCGTCACCGCCCGGCTGGCCGAGGCCGAAACCGCCGTTCGCCTGGCCGACAGCCAGCAAAGCGACCGCGTTGCCATGCTGGAACGGGCCCTGACGCCGCCTTATCCGGTGGGCTCCGGCGGCAAGAAAATGGTGGTGGCAGGCGCGATGGCCAGCCTTCTGCTTGGACTTGGTCTTGCGTTTATGCGCGATCTGATGCGCCCCGTGGTGCGCACCGCCGCCCAGATGGAACGCCAGACCGGCCTGCGCCCAGCCATGGTGCTGCCGGTGGTGCCCACCGGCCGCTCGGCCAGCCGCAAGGCGCGCCGGGCCGAGGCGCTGCGTGAGAAGCTTGCCGAAACGATTGCCGAAACGCCCCGTGCCACGCTGGCGCTTGGTGCCGGCGCGCTCTTGCTCTTCCTGGTGTCGGCCTTTCTCGTCTAG
- a CDS encoding sugar transferase has product MTAHLPEFLDVPTAVTVPAVNELPAAVQKSGWRQPYRNGLKRVLDVAAVLLSAPVIVPVIAAVALAVALEGGAPFYYQPRVGMGGRTFRMWKFRSMVRDADNKLESYLAENPEARAEWDSTQKLKNDPRITRVGQFIRRSSLDELPQLWNVLTGDMSLVGPRPMMLSQRVMYPGQGYYRLRPGITGYWQTAGRNRTTFEARAEYDDAYDADLSLACDVKVLGRTVNTVLNCTGY; this is encoded by the coding sequence ATGACGGCGCATTTGCCGGAGTTTCTTGACGTGCCCACGGCCGTGACCGTGCCTGCGGTCAACGAGCTGCCTGCTGCAGTGCAGAAGTCCGGATGGCGCCAACCATATCGCAACGGTCTGAAGCGCGTTCTGGATGTGGCCGCCGTGCTGCTGTCTGCCCCGGTGATCGTGCCGGTAATTGCCGCAGTGGCGTTGGCTGTCGCACTGGAAGGTGGCGCTCCATTCTATTACCAGCCGCGGGTCGGCATGGGTGGCAGGACTTTCCGCATGTGGAAGTTCCGCAGCATGGTTCGCGATGCCGACAACAAGCTGGAAAGCTATCTGGCCGAAAACCCCGAAGCCCGCGCGGAATGGGATTCGACCCAGAAGCTGAAGAACGACCCGCGCATCACGCGGGTGGGCCAGTTCATCCGGCGCAGCTCGCTGGACGAACTGCCGCAGCTTTGGAACGTGCTGACCGGCGACATGAGCCTCGTCGGACCGCGGCCGATGATGCTGTCGCAGCGCGTGATGTATCCGGGCCAGGGCTATTACCGGCTGCGTCCGGGCATCACTGGTTACTGGCAGACGGCGGGCCGCAACCGCACGACCTTCGAGGCGCGGGCCGAGTATGACGATGCCTATGACGCCGACCTGAGCTTGGCCTGTGACGTGAAGGTTCTGGGGCGCACGGTGAACACCGTCCTGAACTGCACCGGCTACTGA
- the rfbA gene encoding glucose-1-phosphate thymidylyltransferase RfbA, protein MTSGRKGIILAGGSGTRLWPITMGVSKQLLPIYDKPMIYYPLSVLMLGGIREIAIITTPDDQAQFQRLLGDGSQWGVSFTWIVQPSPDGLAQAYLLARDFLDGAPSAMVLGDNIFFGHGLPDQLAAADALEVGGTVFGYHVADPERYGVVDFDADGTVRAILEKPPVPPSNFAVTGLYYLDGRASDFAAQVKPSARGELEIVDLLEAYRAEGTLRVEKMGRGYAWLDTGTHGSLLDAGNFVRTLTERQGLQVGCPDEIAFRRGWIGRQELAKRAEVFRKNDYGRYLMAVLAE, encoded by the coding sequence ATGACGAGCGGGCGCAAGGGGATCATCCTGGCGGGCGGATCGGGGACGCGGCTGTGGCCGATCACCATGGGCGTGTCGAAGCAGTTGCTGCCGATCTATGACAAGCCGATGATCTATTATCCCCTGTCGGTGCTGATGCTGGGCGGGATCCGCGAGATCGCCATCATCACCACGCCGGACGACCAGGCGCAGTTCCAGCGGCTTCTGGGCGACGGCAGCCAGTGGGGCGTAAGTTTCACCTGGATCGTGCAGCCCTCGCCCGACGGGCTGGCGCAGGCCTATCTGCTGGCGCGGGATTTCCTGGATGGGGCGCCTTCGGCCATGGTGCTGGGGGACAACATCTTCTTCGGCCATGGGTTGCCCGACCAGCTGGCGGCGGCGGATGCGCTGGAGGTGGGGGGGACGGTCTTCGGCTATCACGTCGCCGACCCCGAGCGCTATGGCGTGGTGGATTTCGATGCCGACGGGACGGTGCGGGCGATCCTGGAAAAGCCCCCGGTCCCGCCATCGAACTTTGCCGTGACCGGGCTTTACTATCTGGACGGACGGGCCAGCGACTTCGCGGCGCAGGTGAAGCCTTCGGCGCGGGGCGAGCTGGAGATCGTGGATCTGCTGGAAGCCTATCGCGCGGAAGGCACGCTGCGGGTCGAGAAGATGGGGCGCGGCTATGCCTGGCTGGACACCGGCACGCATGGCAGCCTGCTGGATGCCGGCAACTTCGTGCGCACCCTGACCGAACGGCAGGGGCTGCAAGTGGGTTGCCCGGACGAGATCGCCTTCCGCAGGGGATGGATCGGGCGGCAGGAATTGGCCAAGCGCGCCGAGGTGTTCCGCAAGAACGATTACGGGCGCTACCTGATGGCTGTGTTGGCCGAGTGA
- the rfbD gene encoding dTDP-4-dehydrorhamnose reductase: MRLLVFGRTGQVATELARVVPDAVFLGRDRADLMDPDACAAAVRDCDAVINAAAWTAVDKAESEEAAATVVNGAAPAAMARACAGLGVPFLHVSTDYVFDGTGDRPFRPDDPTGPLGAYGRSKLAGEIGVRAAGGNAAILRTSWVVSAHGANFVKTMLRLGRERESLNVVADQVGGPTPARAIAGALVGMARAMAAGQPGGTYHFSGAPDVSWADFAREIMAQAGLACVVNDIPTSAYPTPAKRPANSRMDCSALERDFGIVRPDWRAGLAEILVELGAKA; the protein is encoded by the coding sequence ATGAGGCTGCTGGTCTTCGGTCGCACCGGGCAGGTCGCGACGGAACTGGCGCGGGTGGTGCCCGATGCGGTGTTCCTGGGGCGCGACCGCGCCGACCTGATGGACCCCGACGCCTGCGCGGCGGCGGTGCGGGACTGCGACGCGGTGATCAACGCGGCGGCCTGGACTGCGGTGGACAAGGCGGAAAGCGAAGAGGCGGCGGCCACGGTGGTGAACGGCGCGGCGCCTGCGGCGATGGCGCGGGCCTGTGCGGGGCTGGGCGTGCCGTTCCTGCATGTGTCGACCGACTATGTGTTCGACGGCACGGGCGACCGGCCGTTTCGCCCGGATGATCCGACCGGGCCCCTTGGCGCCTATGGACGGTCGAAGCTGGCGGGCGAGATCGGGGTGCGCGCGGCGGGGGGCAATGCGGCGATCCTGCGGACGTCCTGGGTGGTGTCGGCGCATGGCGCGAATTTCGTGAAGACCATGCTTCGGCTGGGGCGCGAGCGGGAGAGCCTGAACGTGGTGGCCGACCAGGTGGGCGGGCCGACGCCGGCGCGGGCGATTGCCGGGGCGCTGGTGGGGATGGCGCGGGCGATGGCGGCGGGCCAGCCGGGCGGGACGTATCATTTCAGCGGCGCGCCGGATGTGAGCTGGGCGGATTTCGCGCGCGAGATCATGGCTCAGGCGGGGCTGGCCTGCGTGGTGAACGACATCCCCACCAGCGCCTATCCGACGCCGGCGAAGCGGCCGGCGAATTCGCGAATGGATTGCAGCGCGCTGGAGCGGGATTTCGGCATCGTCCGGCCCGACTGGCGGGCCGGGCTGGCAGAGATACTGGTGGAATTGGGAGCGAAGGCATGA
- the rfbB gene encoding dTDP-glucose 4,6-dehydratase, translated as MKILVTGGAGFIGSAVVRLAVARGHEVVNLDALTYAANLENVAGAARSNLYSFEQADIRDRAALDRIFATHNPDAVMHLAAESHVDRSIDGPGEFIQTNVTGTFNMLEAARAHWTRAGKPEAFRFHHISTDEVFGTLGETGKFTEETPYAPNSPYSASKAASDHLVRAWAETYGLPVVMTNCSNNYGPYHFPEKLIPVVILNALHGRPIPVYGKGENVRDWLYVEDHADALLLVVAKGKLGRSYNIGGENEAKNIDIVRTICALLDEMRPDGAPHDRLITYVTDRPGHDLRYAIDPSRIREELGWRPSVTLEEGLRRTVRWYLDNEAWWRPLLERAGVGQRLGTKA; from the coding sequence ATGAAGATTCTGGTGACGGGTGGCGCGGGCTTCATCGGCTCGGCCGTGGTGCGGCTGGCGGTGGCGCGCGGGCACGAGGTGGTGAACCTGGACGCCCTGACCTATGCGGCGAACCTGGAGAACGTGGCGGGGGCGGCTCGGTCGAACCTTTACTCCTTTGAACAGGCCGACATCCGCGACCGGGCGGCGCTGGACCGGATTTTCGCCACGCACAACCCCGACGCGGTGATGCACCTTGCAGCGGAGAGCCATGTGGACCGGTCGATCGACGGGCCGGGCGAGTTCATCCAGACCAACGTGACCGGCACCTTCAACATGCTGGAGGCCGCGCGCGCCCACTGGACGCGGGCTGGCAAGCCTGAGGCGTTCCGGTTCCACCATATCTCGACCGACGAGGTGTTCGGGACTTTGGGCGAGACGGGCAAGTTCACGGAAGAGACGCCCTATGCGCCGAACAGCCCCTATTCGGCATCCAAGGCGGCGAGCGACCATCTGGTGCGGGCTTGGGCCGAGACCTATGGCCTGCCGGTGGTGATGACCAACTGTTCCAACAACTACGGTCCCTATCATTTCCCTGAAAAGCTGATCCCGGTGGTGATCCTGAACGCGCTGCACGGGCGCCCGATCCCAGTTTATGGCAAGGGCGAGAATGTGCGCGACTGGCTCTATGTCGAGGACCATGCCGACGCGCTGCTTCTGGTGGTGGCGAAGGGCAAGCTGGGCCGCAGCTACAACATCGGTGGCGAGAACGAGGCGAAGAACATCGACATCGTGCGCACGATCTGCGCCCTGCTGGACGAGATGCGCCCCGACGGCGCGCCGCACGACCGGCTGATCACCTATGTGACCGACCGGCCGGGGCATGACCTGCGCTATGCCATCGACCCGTCGCGCATCCGCGAGGAACTGGGCTGGCGGCCCTCGGTCACGCTGGAGGAAGGTCTGCGGCGCACGGTGCGCTGGTACCTGGACAACGAGGCCTGGTGGCGGCCGCTTCTGGAGCGGGCTGGCGTGGGGCAACGGCTGGGGACGAAGGCATGA
- the rfbC gene encoding dTDP-4-dehydrorhamnose 3,5-epimerase, whose product MKIEETSLPDVLILTPARFGDARGWFSETWNAERMRAVGLDLAFTQDNHSFSATQGTLRGLHYQAPPRAQDKLVRCSRGAILDVAVDVRKGSPAYGRWTAVELTPENGRQLLVPKGFLHGFVTLTPDTEVQYKCTDTYAPDCDGSVRWDDPDLGVDWGLSGDPVLSAKDLAAPLFRDWVSPFVYEGKA is encoded by the coding sequence ATGAAGATCGAAGAGACATCGCTTCCCGACGTTCTGATCCTGACCCCGGCTCGGTTCGGCGATGCCCGCGGCTGGTTTTCGGAAACCTGGAACGCCGAGCGGATGCGGGCGGTTGGGCTGGACCTGGCCTTCACCCAGGACAACCATTCCTTTTCGGCGACCCAGGGCACGCTGCGCGGGTTGCATTACCAGGCGCCGCCGCGGGCGCAGGACAAACTGGTGCGCTGTTCGCGCGGAGCGATCCTGGACGTCGCCGTGGATGTGCGTAAGGGATCGCCGGCCTATGGCAGATGGACGGCCGTGGAACTGACGCCCGAGAACGGCCGGCAGCTTCTGGTGCCGAAAGGGTTCCTGCATGGTTTCGTCACCCTGACGCCCGACACCGAAGTGCAGTACAAGTGCACTGACACCTATGCGCCCGACTGCGACGGATCGGTCCGCTGGGACGACCCGGATCTGGGCGTGGACTGGGGTCTGTCGGGCGACCCGGTGCTGTCGGCCAAGGATCTGGCGGCGCCCCTGTTCCGCGATTGGGTTTCTCCGTTTGTTTACGAAGGCAAGGCATGA
- a CDS encoding glycosyltransferase, protein MKIAYLVNTHPRGSTTFIRREIQALERMGWQVHRIAMRADEAPLVDPADIAERERTEYVLSLGGWALLKSAVGWMIHRPRRSFMALRLALACGSRANARILHLIYLLEAAHLARRCRDLDIKHLHAHFGTNPATVAMLASLLGAPGFSFTTHGPEEFDAPLALSLPAKIAHAEFAVAVSSFGRSQLCRWANLSDWPRIHVVPCGIEPWRFPEPAALPAGGPHLVAIGRLAEQKGFPVLIEAVAQALPALPGLRLTLVGDGPLRRALEAQVHRLGLEGTVTFAGWQDEAGVRTALGAAQALVLPSFAEGLPVVAMEAMAAGRPVIGTMIAGLPELVTPETGWLVPAGDARSLAGAMAALAATPSDRLAEMGRAARRRALDRHDIDRAAARLAALIQGLPEE, encoded by the coding sequence ATGAAGATCGCGTATCTCGTCAACACCCATCCGCGCGGTTCCACCACCTTCATCCGTCGCGAAATCCAGGCGCTCGAACGCATGGGCTGGCAGGTCCACCGCATCGCCATGCGCGCGGACGAGGCGCCTCTGGTCGACCCCGCCGACATCGCCGAGCGCGAACGCACCGAATATGTGCTGTCGCTCGGCGGTTGGGCGCTTCTGAAATCTGCGGTCGGATGGATGATCCACCGCCCGCGCCGCAGCTTCATGGCGCTGCGGCTGGCCCTTGCCTGCGGTAGCCGGGCCAATGCCCGCATCCTGCACCTGATCTACCTGCTCGAAGCCGCCCATCTCGCAAGGCGCTGCCGCGACCTCGACATCAAGCACCTGCACGCGCATTTCGGCACCAACCCGGCCACCGTCGCCATGCTGGCCAGCCTGTTGGGGGCGCCCGGCTTTTCCTTCACCACGCACGGGCCGGAAGAATTCGACGCGCCTCTTGCCCTGTCGCTGCCCGCCAAGATCGCCCATGCCGAGTTTGCCGTGGCCGTTTCCTCCTTCGGCAGAAGCCAGCTTTGCCGGTGGGCCAACCTGTCGGACTGGCCGCGCATCCATGTCGTACCCTGCGGCATCGAACCCTGGCGCTTTCCCGAACCCGCCGCCCTGCCCGCGGGCGGGCCGCATCTGGTGGCGATCGGCCGCCTGGCCGAACAGAAGGGCTTTCCCGTGCTGATCGAAGCGGTGGCGCAGGCATTGCCCGCGCTGCCCGGCCTGCGGCTCACCCTTGTGGGCGACGGCCCCCTGCGCCGCGCCCTCGAGGCGCAGGTGCACCGCCTTGGTCTGGAGGGCACCGTCACCTTCGCCGGCTGGCAGGACGAAGCGGGCGTGCGCACCGCGCTTGGCGCCGCGCAGGCCCTGGTCCTGCCCTCTTTCGCCGAAGGTCTGCCCGTGGTGGCGATGGAGGCAATGGCCGCCGGGCGCCCCGTCATCGGCACGATGATCGCCGGCCTGCCCGAGCTTGTGACACCGGAAACCGGCTGGCTGGTTCCGGCCGGCGATGCCCGGTCACTGGCGGGCGCGATGGCGGCGCTCGCCGCCACTCCTTCCGACCGGCTTGCCGAAATGGGCCGCGCCGCCCGCCGCCGCGCGCTGGACCGGCACGACATCGACCGCGCCGCCGCCCGCCTCGCTGCGCTGATCCAGGGCCTGCCCGAAGAGTGA